ACGGTTTTAAAATGCCGAACATCTCCCTTGACCTTAATATCGCAACTATGTTCATTTAAACAATAAATGCTATTAACTTTTCTTTATTTTTTTAGAGTTTTTAATATTTTTTGACTTTTCGACTGTTTTTACGGCAATTGTTTTAACGGTGGGCTGGGCGGTAAAACCTTTTAAAGAGCCCTCGCCTTTGCAAAGCTGGATATTTTTTGAATATATATAGTTATCGGGACATATATAAATGTGATTTTCCCCCTTAAATATATTTATTTTTGTGCTCGGGGTCGTATTGTATCCTTTTAGGCTCCCCTTGCCGACGCAAAGTTGTATTTTAGAATTATAGGAATAACCGAGCGGACAATAAAATTTGGCAAAAGAAATACCGGGCAAAACGGATAAAATAAAGGCAAAAGAAAAAATTGACAAAATAGTTTGAATTGCAAAACCTTTAAGGCTTTTCATGAATTAAATCCCCCCTACTTTTTAAAATTAATTTTTTCCATTATACCACTTGGGGATTAATTTGTGAACCTTTTTAAAAAACTTATGAAAGAATTTTTTATTTTAAGGCTTATTAAACATTAAAGGTTCCCGTTATAACTTACAAGTCCGGTGTTTGGATACAGGTAAAATGACTGGGACGGCAAATAGCCGAAAGATATTTTGACAGGGGACGGCGGCGGCAATGGGGTGAAGCCGGAGCAAGCGGAAGACAATGTCCCCGGCTCGCCAGCCGAATTAAACGCAATATAGTTATAGTTTCCGCCCGGCGCAACCATATAATTTATACCGTAATTCATAGATACATAAAAATTGCTTGTCGTTTGCGCAAGCGGATTTGGCAGCGGCTCTAAAGCCGGAGTTGCTGCGCCGTTGCAAGCGCATACCGCATAACCCGAATAACTCGCTGCGCTATTCGCCAAATTGCATGAAGGGTTTGAACCGGAAGCGGAAAACACGACAGCCGTATATTTGAAATGGCCCATTGCATAATTTTGGGCATATCTTATTGCCGATTGAAGCTGTCTTTCATACATCCCCCTGTCGCTCGAAACGGCGGAATTAAGCCCGACCGTCCCGACGATGCCTATAACCCCCAGAAGGATTATGACCATTATTATCTCGACAAGGCTGAAACCATTGTTATTTTTATACATATAAAACTGCCTTCCCCGTTTCGTTTAATTATATAACCCTAAATCGAGATTATGGTATAATATCGTTAGAGCATATTTTCTTAACCTCTACCGATGCCGAGAAAAAGGTCGCTCCTCCGCCTATGTCGGATAAGTTATCCGGCGTTAAAGCGTTCACCCCGCTCCCGTTTTCATAGTTTTCTTTCCACCATAAGCCGGCCGAAACCACGACGCCGGGTAAAACCGAATCAATCACTTTAGCTTTTATAACGACGCTGCCCCGCATGTTTTCAACCTTAACGAGATCGCCGTCGTTTATTTCCCTGACTTTAGCGTCTTTCGGATTAATTTCTAAAAACGGCTCCCCTGATTTAATTTTAAGGGAAGGGGTATCGGCAAAAGTGGAATTTAAGAAAAAGTGGTTCGGCGGAGTTATAAGCGTTAGCGGGAAATCGGGTTCAGCCGGTATTTTTTCGCCGGCACCGGCAGGGGCATTAAAAAAATAGATCCCGCCGTTACCATCGCTGAGCCGTTTTTCCCTAATAGGCTTATAATCCGGTATATCTTTTAACCCTAATTCGGCGGCTTTCCCGCTTTTAAACTCGATTTTGCCCGACTGAGTAAAAGAGCTGCCTTCGGCAAATGGACGGTCTAAAACATTCAGCGTAATAAACCGCTCTTTTTTCAGCCGGTCTAATGTTATCCCCTGTTCGCGCCAGTACGGGAGGTCTAACGCCTTGCCGGCTATATCCTCTTCCGAATCGGAAAAGCAGGGCTCGGTAAAGCCTAAACCCTTTGCTATAAGTTTAAACGCATCGATATTCGGTTTAGCCTCGCCGACCCTTGCGATGACAGGATCAGCCCACTGAAGGGAAGTGTGCCAGTAGCTTACATACATATCCGCATGTTCGAAACTTGTGGTAGCGGGCAGGATAATATCCGCCCATTTTGCCGTGTCGGTCATAACCTGTTCATGCACGACGGTGAAAAGATCCTCCCGCGCCAGTCCTTTTAAAACTAAATTTTGATTCGGCGCTACGACCGCCGGATTGCTGTTGTAAATATAAACCGAACGGATGGGGGGATTAAGCCCGCATAAGACCTTTCCAAGCTGGACCATGTTTACCGCCCTTGGAGAATTTTTAAGCAAATCGGGCCTTTCTAGCGCATCGCTATTTAACGGAAAATGACCCGAATTAGATCTCAAAGCGCCTCCGCCCTTTTCTTTCCAAGCTCCAGTCAATGCGGGCAGCAGTGAAATAGCCCATGTGTTTATGCCCCCGTTGCTATGATGCTGAAGGCCGTTTCCAATGCGGATAAAAGACGGCTTTATTTCGGCGTAAGAATGGGCAAGGTTTTCAATCTGGTTTTCCGAAAGACCGGTCAAGTCCGCAACAAGTCCGGGCGGATATTCCTTTGTCTTCGCTTTAAAACTTTCGAAGCCGCGCGAATATTTTTCCAAAAATACTTCGTCGGCTAATCCGTCTCTTATTATGACATGGGCAAGACCCAAAGCCAGAGCGCCGTCGGATCCCGGCAGAATTAAATAAAATTCGTCCGCCCATTTTGCGGTTTTATTTTTATGAACATCTATCGCTATAATTTTTGCGCCGTTTTTTCGGGCATTGTCGGCAAAAATAGCCTGATGCATATTTGTTTCCAAAGCGTTGATGCCCCAAAATATTATTAATCTGGAGCTAATCGTATCTATCGGATTCATGCCGGCAGACTTTCCGTAAGCAAGCTGGTAACCTAAATTTCCGGCAACGGAACATATAGTACGCTCAAGCCTCGTTGCCCCTATTTTATTAAAAAGGCGCCTATCCATACTGCCGTGATTTATTACGCCTTCGGTTCCTCCGTAAGAATACGGCAAAATACTTTCGGGACCGGATGTCCTGATAAGCTCTTGCCACCGTTTTACGATTGTCTCTACGGCTTCTTCCCAGCTTATTCTTTCGAACCCGTCAAGCCGTCCGGCGGCGCCTTTTTTCCCGGTTCTGCGCATAGGATATAGTATCCGCGAAGGATTATAGATGCGCTCGGGATAAGCCCTGACCTTTTCGCAAATAACCCCTTTTGTTACCGGATGCAGCGGGTTCCCCGCAACTTTAATTATCTTGCCGTTATCTATTTCCACCTTTAACGAACATGTGTCGGGACAGTCATGCGGACAAACGGAATAGCAAATTTCCATCGGTTCAATCCTCGGTTAAAATACTTATTTTATATTTTAACATAAAAGCATCGTTAAATCGAAAGATTAAGTTAACCCCAAAACAGAACCGTTTATTGAAAATCCGGCAAAGATATGACTGAACATGCAGAACTAAATCTGCGCTAAAACAGGTAAGGTATGTAACGTTTTGTTTTCTTCATATAACTGCGGTATTCGTCCCCGAATTTCTCTATCAAAGCCTTCTCCTCTAAAGGCACCCTGACGAAAACGATAGTAACGCTTGCGGCAAAGATGATAAACAGGCTGAGCCAATTTCCCAAAGACAACCCCATGCCCAGCATGAAAAGAAAAAGTCCTGTATAGGCAGGATGCCTTATTAGGCTGTAAATTCCTTTTTTTACTAATGTATGATTTTGCTGAATCGCAACCATTATGGAGAAATATTTCCCCAGCGTTCTAAGCGCAACTAAACGGATTATCGAACCTGCCAGCATAAAAATTAATCCCGAAAAAAACCAAAAAACTCCATGCCCTTCAATCCTCCCTATTTTTCCGAAGGATAATAAAAAACCCGATAAGACGGCGATACCGACCGATGCAATATATATTTGCGTCCATCTGCGGTCATATACCTTTCCTTTGTTATAACCTAAGGGTTTCTTGAGTATAAAGAAATGCGAAATAAATATCAAAATAAGAACCGCGGAAAAAATATAGGAATAAGGGTATTTAAGCCAGATCGGATAGGACATTAATCATCCTTTTGATTTATAATTTTAGACCATTTCCCTGTTAATTTATCGTATCTGCCTTCGGGAACATATTCTTTACTTTAACTAAGTTAACTAAGGCTTCCGGCGCCCGCTGTATTTCGTCTAAGATAGCATTGTCGTATTGGTTCAAAAAACCTTTGGGGTCGGCAAGGGCAAACTGTCTTATATCCGGGGTTTCAAGATTCGCGTATTTCTTATCGGGGAAAACATGCTTTATTAATGTAGTCTTCCCGCTTTGTCTCGGTCCTGTAATAGTAACAACAGGATATTGATTTGCAAGTTTTATTAAAATATTTTCAATGTTCTACTTATCATATATTTATAATATATGATAAGTAGAACATTTTGCAAGTTATACTTTCAAAATTTACCAAACTTCCATCTTGCCTTCTAATATCAGGGTCATCTGCCCGATTGCTTTATACCGAATATTACCGCAAACTTATAAAATTTATACACACAGTCGGCATCCGCGAAACTGGCTTCTTTAAGCCATTTTATCTGTTGGCAGATGGTAGCCTCCCTGTCTAATTTCAACCTTTCCTTCCATGCCGCTATATCGTCTTCAGAAAGCCCGTTTTGCCTGATTAAATTCTCCCATTCCTTTTTGTAATAAGATTCTATTGTTTCGGTATTTCCTAAAACCTGTTCGGCATTGACGAATATACCTCCCGGCTTAAGATAATTATATATTTTTGTAAACAGCCGCCTTTTGCCGGCATGGGGCAAATGATGAATAGACATCGCAGAAATTACTGCATCGAAGGTATCTTTAAAATCATAGTCGGCATAATCGCCTATTATATATTTTATATTTCTCTTATCCTTAAATCTCATTCTGGCGATATCCATCATTCCCGATGCCATATCGATAAGCGTAACATTTGCGTCGACATATTTTTCAAGAAGAAAAGAGGTGAGCAGCCCTGTTCCCGCTCCGAGGTCCAAAACATCGAGGGGCAGGGAAGTTTTTCTTATTAAAGAAACGGAAATGGAGTAAAGGTCGTCGAAACACGGAATTAATTTTTTTCTGTTAATATCGTATTTAGAAGCTATGGAGTCAAAGGTATCTCTGATTTTTTGGTTCATGATATTATTTTTTAATATATCTTACTCTTTTTTTACAAGCACTCCTACGCTTGAACCGTTAAGGATTTCTTCGAGTATTTTATAGTCGTTAATAATCATGTTTATAAGAAAGCAAATTTAAGATACGGATATTTTTAAGGCTTTGGTTCTATTACCGTAAATTCTTTTATCTCGTCCGTTGCACCGGTGCATATTACAAGGGCTGTGGTTTCGATATTAACTAAAGCGGCATGCGGATGACCTTCTGGATTTAATACATAATCTCCGGGGAAAAATCTTCGTTCCCCGTTCCTGTAACAGTGTCCGCCTTCGAGTATATAAACATGCTCGTCGGAACGGGCAACCGCTACGATTCTGATTATCTTGCCTTCGGGAGGAAGGGATTTAATTAAATAAGCAACTCCTTTTCCGTTTTCAAGCCTGTTAGTCAACTGTTTAACGAATACTATATCTTTGCCGTCATGCATTACGCTTTCACCGTAAATAGAGCTTGCGGGCGTCCAGCTTATTTCCGGCGTTCTGATAAAAACAGCGTCCGTTTCCATTTTTACTCCTCTAAAATTATTTACTTAGTTTTAACTGGTTTATGCGCCATTATAGCATAACGGAAATCATAATGGCACGATAAAGGATTATTTGAGAGGTCTTTATGTGTAGAATTCATTTATATCTTTAACTCCCGAAATAACCGGTTACCGAAACCAAATCCAGTACGCGTCCTTTCATCGCGTTTATAAGTTCTCCCGCGTTTACCCCCCTGCCTGATTCTAATTTTGCGCTAAGAGCGTATAAAGTTATAAAATACCTGTGGGGTTTGCCCTGCGGGGGACACGGCCCTCCGTAACCAGTGTTGCCGAAACCGTTAATCCCCTGCGCATAAAAGCCGTTAACGGCGCGGCGGCTTGGGGATATGCCTTCTTTAAGGCTTCTTGCGTTACCGGGTATATTGTAAATCAACCAGTGGTAGAAAACGCCTCCGGGCGCATCCATGTCTTTCATTATTACGGCGAAGGTCTTCGTTCCGGCGGGAACATTCGTCCATGACAGCGAAGGAGAAAGATTGCTTCCTTCGCAGGTGTAAATAGCAGGTATAACCCCGCCGCTTTTAAAAGAGCCGGTTGTCAGTTTTAAGGCAAGAGCGGGAGCAGGAAATACGAAATTTAAAGTTATGTTAAAAATTACCGTGAAAAACAGGCCTATTAATACGGGGAATACGGGGAGTATTTTAATTTTACTTATGCTATATTCTTTAGACATTTCCGTCCTTCCGAATTAAACCAATTAACGATTATTTATTATTTATCCAGAATAATATCGTTAAAATGTTCCCCTAATTCTTTAGACCTTGCTTCGGTTACCCTTTTATACCGCTTGCCCCCGTCTTCCCAGTCTGCTTCTACCCCGTATGCGGCTTTAACAAATCCGACAGCCCTTACGGCATCCGCAAGAGCCTCTTTATCATCCGTACCGTAAATCTTAACCGGACTGCCTATCGCAACCGTATGGGGCGGAACGAGAAAACCCTTCGGAATAACGGTATTGGCATGGACGAAGGCCGAAACGGCGACCACGGCTCCGGATTGGATAATAGCACCGTGCAAAATTGTAGCCCCGGTTGCGATGAACGAATTGGGTCCTACGGTGCATCCCAAAAGCGTTGCATGCGGCCCAACATTGACGTTATTTCCGATTATAACGGGATTATTTTTATCAGGTAAGGCGGTAGCCCTGATAACGGCATTTTCTAAAATTATAACGCATTCGCCTATTTCTATATGGGAACCCTCGGAATCTAATACCGCCCCGTACATTATGCGGGAGTCTTTCCCTATGCCGACCTTTCCGCAAACTACCGCTGTAGGGGCGACAAAGACGGAATGGCCTATTTGAGGCTCAAAACCCCGGTGCCTGATTATCATTATTTAGATGTTTCCTTATTTTATCTTTAACGGTTAAATTAAAACTTAACCTCGCGGTTATGCCGAAAGCTTTTGCTACTTTCTGTATAGTATCTATTCCTATATTGACGTTTCCGTTTTCGATTCTCGAAATTACGGCTTGAGTAGTTCCGATCTTTACCCCATTCATTATAATGTTATATCTTATAAGATATAAAAATCAAGGAAATATTTATCTTTTCATCCATAAATCTAATTTATTTCTCCTTCGGCGCTTATGCTTTTAGGTTCACTGTTTCTAACATCGCTCATGCTCTTTACCGCCGTTATTCTCAAAGCCTTGCGCTGATAAATGTTATTTAAAACCAGCGCGGCAATAACAAGCAAGGCGCCCGACATTTCGAAAAGGGTTACTTTGCGCCCCGATAACGAAGCAATTATCAGAGTCGTTACCGGCACCGCATTAATAAACAGAACCCCGTTAACGGGTCCTATAATTTTATTGCCCGCGTTCCAAGTGAAGACCGCCATAACCCCGGCTATAAGTATCATATACGAAAGTTCCCGCCATACGCCGGATATTTCGTTCGCGGCAGGCACATGCAGCCAGCCGAGGGCAGTCGCCAAAACTACTGCAAAAAGAATCGTAACATCCCCCATTGCGCATGTTAAGGCGGTATAACGCAGAGGGGAAAACCCTGCGAATTTTGTTATCCCCCAAGTGTAGATTACCCATGAAAACGCTCCAAGCAACATAAAAACATCCGCCAAAAGGCTTTTTTTCATCGAATAAAGAAGCATCAGGTTTCCATCGGTGATGACGAGCAAGACCCCGATAAGCGCGATAAAAATAGCAATAAAAGTAAATTTATTAGGTTTTTTACCGGTTGCCGCCCATGAGACTGCGGCGGACATAAGGGGCATAGTTGACATAAAGACTGCCGCAATTATCGCGCCTTTAGCCCCCGATATCATCTGCTGGCCTAAAAAGACAAGAAATCCGAAACCGGCAAATCCCGCGGAGCCGAAAAGCCATAGCGGCAGTACCTTTCCTTTAAAATTAAAGGCTTTTCTGCCTTCGAAAATTACGAGAAGTATAAAAAAAATTATGGATGCGCTCGTATATCTTAACGCTGTGAAATAAAATGGATCCATTATCTTTAAAGCGCCGTCCATGACTGGGAACATCCCGCCCCACGCTATCGTAGAGATTAAACATAGCAACACGCCCGATATTAATTTATATGCGTTTTTCATCAAAAACACCCCCTCCCCGCTCCAACCATGAAATTATTTAAATAAAGTTATTTTTAAAAATGAAACAACTTACCTTAATATTATCTTGCATACAGTATAAAACCTGTTATATAATGAGTCAAATGAATAATATTTATAATTAAAATGATAATTTACTCATGACGCTTACCCAATTAAACATTTTAAAAACCGTGGTCGAAACGGAAAGCTTTACCAAAACGGCGGACATCCTGCACATAACGCAATCGGGCGTGAGCCACTCCATTGCGTCTTTGGAAGACGAACTGGAAATCAAGCTCGTTAAAAGCAATAAGAGAAGTGTTTCCCTTACGGAAGCGGGAGAAAAGATTTATATTCTTGCGAAAGATATTCTAAGCCGCATAGACAGGTCGAAAGAAG
This is a stretch of genomic DNA from Candidatus Acidulodesulfobacterium ferriphilum. It encodes these proteins:
- a CDS encoding YbhB/YbcL family Raf kinase inhibitor-like protein, with the translated sequence MSKEYSISKIKILPVFPVLIGLFFTVIFNITLNFVFPAPALALKLTTGSFKSGGVIPAIYTCEGSNLSPSLSWTNVPAGTKTFAVIMKDMDAPGGVFYHWLIYNIPGNARSLKEGISPSRRAVNGFYAQGINGFGNTGYGGPCPPQGKPHRYFITLYALSAKLESGRGVNAGELINAMKGRVLDLVSVTGYFGS
- a CDS encoding XRE family transcriptional regulator yields the protein MNGVKIGTTQAVISRIENGNVNIGIDTIQKVAKAFGITARLSFNLTVKDKIRKHLNNDNQAPGF
- a CDS encoding class I SAM-dependent methyltransferase, producing the protein MNQKIRDTFDSIASKYDINRKKLIPCFDDLYSISVSLIRKTSLPLDVLDLGAGTGLLTSFLLEKYVDANVTLIDMASGMMDIARMRFKDKRNIKYIIGDYADYDFKDTFDAVISAMSIHHLPHAGKRRLFTKIYNYLKPGGIFVNAEQVLGNTETIESYYKKEWENLIRQNGLSEDDIAAWKERLKLDREATICQQIKWLKEASFADADCVYKFYKFAVIFGIKQSGR
- a CDS encoding isoprenylcysteine carboxylmethyltransferase family protein, whose protein sequence is MSYPIWLKYPYSYIFSAVLILIFISHFFILKKPLGYNKGKVYDRRWTQIYIASVGIAVLSGFLLSFGKIGRIEGHGVFWFFSGLIFMLAGSIIRLVALRTLGKYFSIMVAIQQNHTLVKKGIYSLIRHPAYTGLFLFMLGMGLSLGNWLSLFIIFAASVTIVFVRVPLEEKALIEKFGDEYRSYMKKTKRYIPYLF
- a CDS encoding type II secretion system protein yields the protein MYKNNNGFSLVEIIMVIILLGVIGIVGTVGLNSAVSSDRGMYERQLQSAIRYAQNYAMGHFKYTAVVFSASGSNPSCNLANSAASYSGYAVCACNGAATPALEPLPNPLAQTTSNFYVSMNYGINYMVAPGGNYNYIAFNSAGEPGTLSSACSGFTPLPPPSPVKISFGYLPSQSFYLYPNTGLVSYNGNL
- a CDS encoding gamma carbonic anhydrase family protein, translated to MIIRHRGFEPQIGHSVFVAPTAVVCGKVGIGKDSRIMYGAVLDSEGSHIEIGECVIILENAVIRATALPDKNNPVIIGNNVNVGPHATLLGCTVGPNSFIATGATILHGAIIQSGAVVAVSAFVHANTVIPKGFLVPPHTVAIGSPVKIYGTDDKEALADAVRAVGFVKAAYGVEADWEDGGKRYKRVTEARSKELGEHFNDIILDK
- a CDS encoding DMT family transporter, encoding MKNAYKLISGVLLCLISTIAWGGMFPVMDGALKIMDPFYFTALRYTSASIIFFILLVIFEGRKAFNFKGKVLPLWLFGSAGFAGFGFLVFLGQQMISGAKGAIIAAVFMSTMPLMSAAVSWAATGKKPNKFTFIAIFIALIGVLLVITDGNLMLLYSMKKSLLADVFMLLGAFSWVIYTWGITKFAGFSPLRYTALTCAMGDVTILFAVVLATALGWLHVPAANEISGVWRELSYMILIAGVMAVFTWNAGNKIIGPVNGVLFINAVPVTTLIIASLSGRKVTLFEMSGALLVIAALVLNNIYQRKALRITAVKSMSDVRNSEPKSISAEGEIN
- a CDS encoding molybdopterin oxidoreductase family protein; this translates as MEICYSVCPHDCPDTCSLKVEIDNGKIIKVAGNPLHPVTKGVICEKVRAYPERIYNPSRILYPMRRTGKKGAAGRLDGFERISWEEAVETIVKRWQELIRTSGPESILPYSYGGTEGVINHGSMDRRLFNKIGATRLERTICSVAGNLGYQLAYGKSAGMNPIDTISSRLIIFWGINALETNMHQAIFADNARKNGAKIIAIDVHKNKTAKWADEFYLILPGSDGALALGLAHVIIRDGLADEVFLEKYSRGFESFKAKTKEYPPGLVADLTGLSENQIENLAHSYAEIKPSFIRIGNGLQHHSNGGINTWAISLLPALTGAWKEKGGGALRSNSGHFPLNSDALERPDLLKNSPRAVNMVQLGKVLCGLNPPIRSVYIYNSNPAVVAPNQNLVLKGLAREDLFTVVHEQVMTDTAKWADIILPATTSFEHADMYVSYWHTSLQWADPVIARVGEAKPNIDAFKLIAKGLGFTEPCFSDSEEDIAGKALDLPYWREQGITLDRLKKERFITLNVLDRPFAEGSSFTQSGKIEFKSGKAAELGLKDIPDYKPIREKRLSDGNGGIYFFNAPAGAGEKIPAEPDFPLTLITPPNHFFLNSTFADTPSLKIKSGEPFLEINPKDAKVREINDGDLVKVENMRGSVVIKAKVIDSVLPGVVVSAGLWWKENYENGSGVNALTPDNLSDIGGGATFFSASVEVKKICSNDIIP